Proteins encoded within one genomic window of Cucumis sativus cultivar 9930 chromosome 3, Cucumber_9930_V3, whole genome shotgun sequence:
- the LOC101219273 gene encoding serine/threonine-protein kinase-like protein At3g51990 has translation MGYLSCRAESAISTSNSLTPSSSTNSSHKLEKPLKIQQFDYSDLEAATNGFSDQKLLGKGSHGYVYKAVLGGRLVAVKKSSRAQIVAPPPARPASLSSSMASCEITNEVDNEIEILSKIQSPRLVNLVGFTNDSKDRLLVVEFMSNGTLYDVIHSGSRPLYWGRRIRLALQTAKAIETLHASNPPVIHRDIKSANVLIDRNYNARLGDFGLAIQGYADDYRLRSTPPAGTMGYLDPCYVTPDNLSTKTDVFSFGILLLEIISGRKAIDVGYSPPSIVDWAVPLIKKGKLMAIYDPRIAPPKDPIVRKQLAVIAAKCVRSCRERRPSMKDVVVWLTGLSKLVPLHSWNGFNNPCLMVETVGRPVEMRNSQSNLRSPSVEDGDLDVGNAKMSRRDIKNSRRVYSDLGISNNLMDLMACIEEESGFRDESNRVGSHSRFSNRFFSSRFVSGRNHELEAK, from the coding sequence ATGGGTTACCTCTCTTGCCGAGCGGAATCTGCAATTTCGACTTCGAATTCCTTAACCCCATCTTCTTCTACCAATTCCTCGCATAAATTAGAGAAACCCCTTAAGATCCAGCAGTTCGATTACAGTGATCTTGAGGCCGCCACTAATGGGTTCTCTGATCAGAAGCTTTTAGGCAAAGGTAGCCATGGATATGTGTATAAAGCTGTTCTTGGTGGTCGTCTTGTGGCTGTGAAAAAATCCTCTCGAGCTCAGATTGTTGCTCCTCCTCCTGCTCGTCCTGCTTCGTTGTCTTCTTCAATGGCTTCTTGTGAAATCACCAATGAAGTGGACAATGAGATCGAGATTTTGTCCAAAATCCAGAGCCCCAGATTGGTTAATTTGGTGGGTTTTACAAATGATTCCAAGGATAGGCTTCTGGTGGTTGAATTTATGAGCAATGGTACGCTTTATGATGTGATTCATTCGGGTTCGAGACCTCTTTATTGGGGTCGAAGGATTCGATTAGCCTTACAAACTGCTAAGGCTATTGAAACTCTCCATGCTTCAAATCCCCCTGTAATTCATAGAGATATCAAGTCTGCTAATGTGCTAATTGACAGGAATTACAATGCTAGATTGGGGGATTTCGGGCTGGCGATTCAGGGTTACGCTGATGATTATCGACTCCGGTCGACGCCCCCGGCAGGAACCATGGGGTACCTTGATCCTTGCTATGTCACCCCTGATAATTTAAGTACTAAAACCGATGTGTTTAGCTTTGGAATTTTGTTGTTGGAGATTATCAGTGGAAGGAAAGCTATTGATGTTGGATATTCCCCTCCTTCTATTGTTGATTGGGCTGTTCCTCTCATTAAGAAAGGGAAATTAATGGCCATTTATGATCCTAGAATTGCTCCTCCTAAAGACCCTATTGTTAGAAAACAATTGGCTGTTATTGCTGCTAAATGTGTGAGGTCTTGTAGAGAGAGGAGACCTTCTATGAAAGATGTGGTTGTTTGGCTTACTGGGTTGAGCAAACTGGTTCCTCTGCATTCATGGAATGGCTTTAACAATCCATGTTTGATGGTGGAGACTGTAGGACGACCAGTCGAAATGAGGAATTCGCAATCGAATTTGAGAAGTCCTAGTGTAGAGGATGGGGATTTGGATGTGGGTAATGCAAAAATGTCACGGCGAGACATTAAAAACTCAAGGAGAGTTTATTCTGATTTGGGGATCAGTAATAACTTGATGGATCTCATGGCTTGTATTGAGGAGGAATCTGGATTTCGAGACGAGTCTAACCGTGTCGGGTCTCATTCGAGATTCTCCAACCGTTTCTTTAGTTCTAGATTTGTTAGTGGAAGGAATCATGAATTGGAGGCCAAATGA